The Coleofasciculus sp. FACHB-T130 genome includes a region encoding these proteins:
- the psaB gene encoding photosystem I core protein PsaB yields the protein MATKFPKFSQDLAQDPTTRRIWYGIATAHDFESHDGMTEENLYQKIFATHFGHVAIIFLWASSLLFHVAWQGNFEQWIKDPLNVRPIAHAIWDPHFGQPAVDAFTQGGATFPVNIAYSGVYHWWYTIGMRSNNDLYQGAVFLIVLSAVFLFAGWLHLQPKFSPSLSWFKSAEPRLNHHLAGLFGVSSLAWAGHLIHVAIPESRGQHVGWDNFLTTLPHPAGLGPFFTGNWGVYAENPEAAGHVFGTSQGAGTAILTFLGGFHPQTQSLWLTDMAHHHLAIAVIFIIAGHMYRTNFGIGHSIRDMLNAKNFFGTKTEGQFNLPHQGLYDTYNNSLHFQLSIHLAALGTATSLVAQHMYAMPPYAFIGKDFTTQAALYTHHQYIAGFLMLGAFAHAGIFWVRDYDPEQNRGNVLDRVLQHKEAIISHLSWVSLFLGFHTLGLYVHNDVVVAFGTPEKQILIEPVFAQFIQASHGKVLYGLDTLLSNPDSVASMAGGPWLPGWLDAINNGTNSLFLTIGPGDFLVHHAFALAIHTTTLVLVKGALDARGSKLMPDKKDFGYAFPCDGPGRGGTCELSAWDSFYLAAFWMLNTIGWVTFYWHWKHLGIWQGNVAQFNESSTYLMGWLRDYLWLYSAQLINGYNPYGMNNLAVWDWMFLFGHLVWATGFMFLISWRGYWQELIETLVWAHERTPLANLVRWKDKPVAMSIVQGRVVGLAHFAVGYVLTYAAFLIASTAGKFG from the coding sequence ATGGCGACAAAATTCCCCAAATTTAGCCAAGACCTCGCTCAGGACCCGACTACACGTCGGATCTGGTACGGGATTGCAACGGCTCACGACTTTGAAAGCCATGATGGCATGACGGAAGAAAATCTTTATCAAAAGATTTTCGCTACTCACTTCGGTCATGTGGCAATTATCTTCCTGTGGGCCTCTAGCCTCCTGTTCCACGTCGCCTGGCAAGGTAATTTTGAACAGTGGATTAAAGATCCGTTGAATGTGCGTCCTATCGCTCACGCGATTTGGGACCCCCACTTTGGTCAACCGGCAGTAGATGCCTTTACTCAAGGTGGTGCGACTTTTCCAGTGAATATTGCCTACTCAGGTGTTTACCACTGGTGGTACACCATCGGTATGCGGTCAAATAATGATCTGTACCAAGGTGCAGTGTTCCTGATTGTCCTGTCTGCAGTCTTCTTGTTTGCAGGCTGGCTGCACCTACAGCCCAAGTTCAGTCCTAGCCTTTCTTGGTTCAAGAGTGCCGAGCCTCGGCTGAACCACCACCTGGCAGGTCTGTTTGGCGTTAGCTCCTTGGCTTGGGCAGGTCACTTGATTCACGTTGCGATTCCCGAATCTCGCGGTCAGCACGTAGGTTGGGATAACTTCCTGACAACGCTGCCTCACCCCGCAGGCTTGGGACCGTTCTTCACCGGCAACTGGGGCGTCTACGCTGAGAACCCAGAGGCTGCTGGTCATGTGTTCGGTACCTCTCAAGGTGCAGGAACAGCGATTCTAACGTTCTTGGGTGGCTTCCATCCCCAGACACAATCGCTGTGGCTGACGGATATGGCTCATCACCACTTGGCGATCGCAGTCATCTTCATCATCGCCGGTCATATGTACCGGACTAACTTTGGGATTGGTCACAGCATCAGAGATATGCTGAACGCCAAAAACTTCTTTGGCACCAAGACTGAAGGTCAATTCAACCTACCTCACCAAGGGTTGTACGACACCTACAACAACTCTTTGCACTTCCAGTTGTCTATACACCTGGCAGCGCTGGGAACTGCTACTTCCCTAGTAGCGCAGCACATGTATGCGATGCCTCCCTATGCATTCATCGGGAAGGACTTCACAACTCAAGCAGCGCTCTACACACACCACCAGTACATTGCTGGTTTCCTGATGCTGGGAGCATTTGCCCACGCAGGTATCTTCTGGGTACGTGACTACGATCCAGAACAAAATAGAGGTAACGTCCTCGATCGAGTACTCCAGCATAAAGAAGCGATCATCTCGCACCTGAGCTGGGTCTCCCTATTCCTGGGCTTCCATACCCTGGGTCTGTACGTTCACAACGATGTTGTGGTTGCCTTCGGGACTCCCGAAAAGCAGATTCTGATTGAGCCGGTATTTGCCCAGTTCATTCAGGCTTCTCACGGAAAAGTCCTCTACGGCTTGGATACTCTCCTGTCTAATCCTGATAGCGTTGCCTCAATGGCTGGTGGCCCTTGGCTTCCCGGTTGGCTCGATGCTATCAACAACGGTACGAACTCTCTGTTCTTGACAATTGGCCCTGGCGATTTCTTGGTTCACCACGCATTCGCCCTCGCCATCCACACCACCACCCTGGTTTTGGTCAAGGGTGCGTTGGATGCTCGTGGCTCCAAGCTGATGCCCGATAAAAAGGACTTCGGCTACGCCTTCCCTTGCGACGGACCCGGTCGTGGCGGTACTTGCGAACTCTCCGCGTGGGATTCCTTCTACCTCGCTGCGTTCTGGATGCTGAACACCATTGGTTGGGTAACCTTCTACTGGCATTGGAAGCATCTGGGCATTTGGCAAGGCAACGTGGCTCAGTTCAATGAGTCTTCTACTTACCTCATGGGCTGGCTGCGCGACTACCTCTGGCTGTACTCCGCTCAGTTGATCAACGGGTATAACCCCTACGGCATGAATAACCTGGCGGTTTGGGACTGGATGTTCCTGTTCGGACACCTAGTTTGGGCTACTGGTTTCATGTTCCTGATCTCTTGGCGTGGTTACTGGCAAGAGTTGATCGAAACCCTTGTCTGGGCACACGAGCGCACTCCTCTGGCGAACTTAGTTCGTTGGAAGGACAAGCCGGTTGCTATGTCCATCGTCCAAGGTCGCGTGGTTGGTCTAGCTCACTTTGCAGTTGGCTATGTCTTGACCTACGCCGCCTTCCTGATTGCCTCTACTGCTGGTAAATTTGGTTGA
- a CDS encoding class I SAM-dependent methyltransferase — translation MSNKIATVSNLNINGITHELIKIQEQNSNCSLWQFRSLVSANQYLRLYKIFLKYVPKESEVLDWGCGNGHFSYFLVKAGYKTSGFAFEDFCVRETPNSSTYEFRKGSAEDPTAIPYPDNKFNAIVSVGVLEHVRETGGNEITSLREIFRLLQPGGVFICYHFPNQFSLIEAIASRLPNKYHHQYRYTRQSIKTLCQETGFEVLEVQRYGFLPRNMWGVFPKAIGNFPLLAWSWDFLDDILAYPFSVVCQNYLFVARKPLAKSSE, via the coding sequence ATGTCTAATAAAATAGCAACTGTGAGTAACTTAAACATTAATGGCATCACCCATGAGCTAATAAAGATTCAAGAGCAAAATAGTAATTGTAGTTTATGGCAATTTAGAAGCTTAGTCAGCGCTAATCAATATCTTCGGCTATATAAAATTTTTTTAAAATATGTTCCTAAAGAAAGTGAAGTATTAGATTGGGGTTGTGGGAACGGTCATTTTTCTTATTTCTTAGTAAAGGCTGGCTATAAAACCTCTGGATTTGCTTTTGAGGACTTTTGTGTTCGGGAAACTCCAAACAGCTCAACTTATGAATTTAGAAAAGGGAGTGCTGAAGATCCAACAGCCATTCCCTATCCAGATAATAAATTCAATGCAATCGTATCTGTAGGGGTTTTAGAGCATGTCAGAGAGACTGGAGGAAATGAAATTACCAGCTTACGGGAAATCTTCCGTTTGCTCCAACCAGGTGGCGTTTTTATCTGTTACCATTTTCCGAATCAGTTTAGTCTGATTGAAGCGATCGCTTCCCGGTTGCCTAACAAATATCATCATCAATATCGTTATACTCGCCAGTCAATCAAAACGCTTTGCCAAGAAACCGGATTTGAGGTTCTAGAAGTCCAGCGTTATGGTTTTCTACCCAGAAATATGTGGGGCGTATTTCCCAAAGCAATCGGAAATTTCCCACTGCTGGCATGGAGCTGGGATTTTTTAGATGACATTTTGGCATATCCTTTCTCTGTAGTCTGTCAAAACTACTTGTTTGTCGCTAGAAAACCCTTGGCAAAATCCTCTGAATGA
- a CDS encoding BamA/TamA family outer membrane protein, whose protein sequence is MGLKTFAILMVATLGIWETKGAIASSPPAAQTTSGDRATSAPIEDAATPAVTQVTPGLAQTANPIPVVEYDAKYGDYLPQTIPPVSSGEGVQTAEVASRIVKDVQIRFVNNKGESVDDQNRPIPSRTKKDFIIGELKLKTGEVFREDLLQEDLQRLRRLESFEDVNVVVEEATDGVNIIYDIQENRFPSITLGGGNSGDIGLYGSVSYRDANINGVNDRLAAKLQVSGKDVQFNTQFTSPYRAGEPNRLGYSVRAFRNRDYSRTFTDEIELPNGDSTREGRFGGGVAVLRSFNGWDGSLGLNYTRISTRDADFNIARVDELGNPLSVSKTGIDDLVTVSFGVARDRRDRRSNPTQGSLLTLTTEQSIPIGLGSILSNRVRANYIQYVPVSWIGKGRETENPEMVAFNLQTGTILGEFPPTEAFNLGGFNSVRGYGSGKVASGRSYALASIEYRFPILQWLGGVVFADYGSDLGSGDTVLGQPGLLRGKPGSGFGYGLGLRIKSPFGLIRSDLGISDQGEVRLEVTTGQRF, encoded by the coding sequence ATGGGTCTTAAAACATTTGCAATTTTGATGGTGGCAACGCTGGGAATCTGGGAAACAAAAGGAGCGATCGCATCCTCCCCACCCGCTGCACAGACGACTTCGGGCGATAGGGCAACATCGGCACCCATTGAGGATGCTGCGACTCCAGCCGTAACCCAGGTGACGCCAGGATTGGCTCAGACAGCAAATCCCATTCCTGTTGTTGAATATGATGCCAAATACGGTGATTATCTGCCACAAACGATACCGCCAGTGTCCAGTGGGGAGGGCGTCCAGACTGCTGAGGTTGCCTCCAGAATTGTCAAAGATGTGCAGATCCGCTTTGTTAATAACAAAGGGGAGTCAGTCGATGACCAGAATCGACCGATACCCAGTCGCACTAAAAAAGATTTTATTATTGGCGAACTGAAACTCAAGACGGGTGAGGTATTTCGTGAAGATTTGCTTCAGGAAGACTTGCAGCGATTGAGGCGATTAGAGTCTTTTGAGGATGTCAATGTTGTTGTGGAGGAAGCCACCGACGGGGTTAACATCATCTACGACATCCAGGAGAATCGCTTTCCTTCTATCACATTAGGGGGTGGCAATAGCGGCGACATTGGGCTTTACGGTTCGGTAAGCTATCGAGACGCCAATATCAACGGTGTCAACGATCGCTTAGCTGCCAAACTTCAGGTGAGTGGTAAGGATGTCCAGTTTAATACCCAGTTTACCAGCCCTTATCGGGCTGGGGAGCCAAACCGCTTGGGATATAGCGTTAGAGCGTTTCGCAATCGGGATTATTCCCGCACCTTCACCGATGAAATCGAGTTGCCCAATGGGGACAGTACACGGGAAGGACGATTTGGCGGCGGTGTGGCGGTGTTGCGTTCTTTTAATGGCTGGGATGGATCGTTGGGTTTGAACTACACCCGGATTAGTACCCGCGATGCTGATTTCAATATTGCACGGGTGGATGAATTGGGGAATCCGCTATCTGTCAGCAAAACTGGCATTGATGACTTGGTAACGGTGTCGTTCGGTGTGGCGAGAGATCGGCGCGATCGCCGTTCCAATCCGACTCAGGGTTCGCTGCTAACCCTCACCACGGAACAGTCGATTCCGATTGGATTGGGCAGTATTTTGAGTAACCGAGTGCGAGCGAATTATATTCAATATGTCCCAGTCAGCTGGATTGGCAAGGGTAGGGAAACCGAAAATCCAGAAATGGTGGCTTTCAATTTGCAAACTGGGACAATACTTGGCGAATTTCCTCCGACTGAAGCGTTTAATCTTGGCGGATTCAATTCTGTGCGCGGCTATGGTTCTGGTAAAGTCGCTAGCGGTCGCAGTTATGCCTTGGCTTCAATCGAATATCGCTTCCCGATTTTGCAGTGGCTGGGAGGGGTTGTCTTTGCTGACTACGGCTCAGATTTGGGGTCTGGTGACACGGTGCTTGGGCAACCGGGTTTGCTGCGCGGCAAACCGGGGAGTGGTTTTGGTTACGGGTTAGGATTGCGGATCAAGTCCCCGTTTGGTTTAATTCGCAGCGATTTAGGCATTAGCGACCAGGGAGAAGTCCGACTTGAAGTAACCACGGGTCAGCGCTTTTGA
- a CDS encoding GNAT family N-acetyltransferase yields MSIQQAFNTAATEYDKLRRTLIPCFDDFYQTAIQVIPFDRTAALNVLDLGAGTGLYSGMVQAVFPNAEFTLLDLATEMLEQAKARFQQMGKSPKIWIGDYVKTDLSDSYDLIISGLSIHHLSDSEKQHLYQRIYDALKPGGMFINADQVLGRTPQLEQFYQQQWLNTVRDRGISEEHLHAAQHRMTYDRLASLDAQLQWLEAAGFQNVDCWYKHYSFVVFGGSRSAQSESEIQPPTIQTQRLTLRPFTLADAPHVQRFASAREIADTTLIPHPYEDGMAQAWIKAHSAAFKAKKAITQAIALRETGELCGTVNLMIDAKQNNAEIGYWIGKPYWGQGYCTEAAKALLQYGFEVLKLHRIHGAHFSRNPGSGRVMQKLGMQYEGCRRQHLRKGETFEDIEQYGILKSDWQQMIGQNY; encoded by the coding sequence ATGAGTATTCAACAGGCATTTAACACAGCAGCAACTGAGTACGACAAGCTCCGACGCACCCTGATTCCCTGTTTTGATGACTTTTACCAAACAGCCATTCAGGTTATCCCATTTGACCGCACAGCAGCCCTAAACGTTCTCGATTTAGGTGCAGGGACGGGACTTTACTCAGGCATGGTTCAGGCAGTGTTTCCGAATGCTGAATTTACACTGCTGGATCTCGCGACTGAGATGTTAGAGCAGGCAAAGGCTCGATTCCAGCAGATGGGAAAATCTCCTAAAATCTGGATTGGAGACTACGTTAAGACAGATTTGAGCGATTCCTATGACCTGATTATCTCCGGCTTATCGATTCATCATCTGTCTGATTCCGAGAAGCAGCATCTTTATCAGCGGATTTATGATGCCCTCAAACCTGGAGGGATGTTTATCAACGCCGATCAAGTTTTAGGCAGAACACCCCAACTGGAGCAATTTTATCAACAACAATGGCTGAATACCGTGCGCGATCGCGGGATCTCCGAAGAACATCTCCACGCCGCTCAACATCGGATGACCTACGATCGTCTAGCATCTCTCGACGCTCAACTGCAATGGCTGGAAGCAGCCGGTTTTCAGAACGTGGACTGCTGGTATAAGCATTACAGCTTTGTCGTGTTTGGTGGATCTCGTTCTGCTCAGTCGGAGTCAGAGATACAACCACCCACAATTCAAACACAACGGTTAACGCTCCGTCCTTTCACCTTGGCAGATGCTCCTCATGTGCAACGCTTCGCCAGCGCTCGCGAAATTGCTGATACAACACTAATTCCTCATCCTTACGAAGATGGGATGGCTCAAGCGTGGATTAAGGCTCATTCGGCAGCATTTAAGGCAAAGAAAGCCATCACGCAAGCGATCGCACTCCGGGAAACTGGAGAACTCTGTGGGACGGTTAATCTGATGATTGATGCCAAACAGAACAATGCGGAGATCGGTTACTGGATTGGCAAGCCCTACTGGGGACAAGGCTACTGTACTGAAGCAGCAAAAGCTCTACTGCAATATGGCTTCGAGGTACTTAAATTGCACCGCATTCATGGGGCGCACTTTTCGCGCAATCCAGGCTCGGGACGAGTCATGCAAAAACTTGGGATGCAGTATGAGGGATGTCGCCGTCAACATTTACGGAAAGGAGAAACCTTTGAAGATATCGAACAATACGGCATATTGAAAAGTGATTGGCAGCAAATGATTGGTCAAAATTACTAA
- a CDS encoding 2-isopropylmalate synthase gives MAQPSLPKIIIFDTTMRDGELAPGIKMDIHQKVQLAKLLEEMRVDVIEVGYPGAIQKDFDEIFLVSKQIKQSTICGLANSKPNEVMDVALAIKPAGRGRIHIYTQVNLKHQSTWAEEQTLEAIHDSIGLARNYCADVEWSAFDAPRSQPDFLCKAIETAIKSGARTISIPDSLGLSSPIEFSGLLNMLFNRVSNIDRATISVHCHDDMGLAVENSIAALSWGVRQIECSINGLGARKGNADLGEVVNAIINHPNYSVGIEKSLIDRASELVARISESVK, from the coding sequence ATGGCACAACCATCTTTACCAAAAATTATCATCTTCGACACTACAATGCGGGATGGAGAACTTGCGCCCGGTATCAAAATGGATATTCATCAAAAAGTCCAGCTTGCCAAGCTTCTAGAGGAGATGCGGGTTGATGTCATTGAAGTGGGATATCCAGGAGCTATCCAGAAAGATTTTGATGAAATTTTTCTTGTTTCCAAACAAATCAAACAATCAACCATTTGTGGATTAGCAAATTCTAAACCGAATGAAGTGATGGACGTTGCTTTAGCAATTAAACCAGCGGGACGAGGCAGAATTCACATTTACACCCAAGTTAATTTGAAGCATCAATCAACTTGGGCTGAAGAACAAACTTTAGAAGCGATACACGATTCTATTGGACTTGCCAGAAATTACTGCGCGGATGTAGAGTGGAGTGCCTTTGACGCTCCTCGAAGCCAACCGGATTTTCTTTGCAAAGCAATTGAAACAGCCATCAAAAGCGGTGCCAGAACAATCAGTATCCCTGACAGCCTTGGTTTATCGTCGCCAATAGAATTCTCAGGGTTGCTGAATATGCTCTTTAATCGGGTGTCAAATATCGATCGGGCTACGATTTCTGTCCACTGTCATGATGATATGGGATTAGCAGTAGAGAACTCAATCGCAGCTCTCAGTTGGGGTGTCAGGCAAATTGAATGCTCGATTAATGGACTGGGAGCAAGGAAAGGGAATGCTGATTTGGGAGAAGTCGTAAATGCAATTATTAATCATCCAAATTATAGCGTTGGTATTGAGAAATCTTTAATAGATCGAGCCTCGGAGTTAGTTGCTAGAATCTCCGAATCTGTAAAGTGA